The genomic region GAGTGTCTCGCCCTGCCGCAGTCCGAGCGCCAGTGCCAGCATCCAACGGGCGCTGTTCCGGCGCTTGTTGGCTTCCAGCAACAGGCACTGAACCTCTTCCACGGAGTAGGGCTCAACCTCTGATTCGTCCTCTTCCATCCGCGGCGGCTTCGCCAGCGCGGCGGCGTTCTTCGCCGCGTAGCCGCGCCGTACCGCCTCCCCCAGGGCGGTGCGGGCCGTGCGGTGAGCCTGGTGAGCGGTACCGGCCTTGCGCGCCCCTTTCGCCTGCATACGGCGATACAGACTCTCCAGGTGCTCGGGCTGCAACCGGTCAAGGCGGTGCTTGCCGACACCGGGCACGAGGTGAACGCGAACGGCGACCTCGTAGCCGTCGTAGGTGTTCTCGCTGACGGTCGGCTTCGCAATGTTCTCAACCCAGTGCTGAAGCCACTTCTCAACCGTCCAAGCCTTGCCCGGCTGTTGCGCCGAACCCGCGTCGCGCTGCTTCTCCAGCTTCTTGACTTCCCCGACCAGGTCCTCGCGCGTCTTGCGCGTCAGGTGCCGGCGGTACGGCTCCCCGTTGTCCTTGTAGCCCATCGGGACGCGGGCGTGCCAACGGCCGTCTTTCCCGAGGTAGATCGCGGATTCGCCGTTGGCGCGGCGGGTGCCCTTCTTCTTCTCTGCCACAGGCAGGCTCCTGTTTCTTGGTGTCGGGATGGGGACCGGGGCGGCGGGCTGTCCTGTCCGGGAGTGCTGCCGCCCCGGGCGTGGTCAAGCGGCTCGTTTGGCTGCGCGTCGGCGGGCGAGGTATTCGGCGGGTGCGTCTGCGGGGACGCGACGGAGACGGCCGATGTCGATGGACTCCAGTTCTCCAGCGCGGATGAGCGCGAAGCATGTGGTGCGGCCGATGCGGAGGCGGCGGGCGGCTTCTTCGACGGTGAGGAGAACGAGGGTCGTGTCGTCGGCGGCGGGGGCCGTGAGGGTGCTGTGTTCGTCCAAGGCTCGCTCCTGTGGGGGCTGAGTTCATGGGCAGGTGCCGCCGCACAAACCGCAAAATCCGCAGAAAAGCCGGGAGTAGGCGTTGACCTGCGGTGATGCGGAGTGCGGGTGGTGACGGGGAGTGCTCCGCAGAAATCCGCGATATTCCGCAAAAATCAGGGCCGGCCCCGGTGGTGGGGTGGTGCTCGGTTTTTTGCGGAATATCGCGGGATTGTGCGGCGGGCCTCCGGCCGGGATGGGGCGGGGGTCCCGTCGCAGGTCAGCGGGGTGTCCCGGCTTTTCTGCGGATTTTGCGGTTTGTGCGGGAGGGGTTGAGGGCGCGGCCGGGGATTACCGGCCGCCGTGGCGTAGGGCGGGGTGGGCCAACAGGCGGGGCGCCGGGGGCCGTCCGCGCTTGCCGGTGCGCTCGGGTTGGTAGGACCGTACGTATCCGTGGTCTTCCAGCAGCGCGAGGGCCGGTTCCAGGTCGGCGACGTTGGGGAACTCGCTGCGGGACACGGTGCTGAAGACGTCCCGCCGTTTGACGTCCGTCCATCCCTTGTCCCGCAGTACTTCCAGAACGCTGCGGGCACGGGACACGACCGGATCGGCACCCATGGCGTCGAAGACGGCGAGGGCGTGGGCGGTGTAGTACTCCCCCAGCTCAATGGCCGCGTGCACGGTGGCCTCGGTCACCGGGTGGGCGTAGCCGTTGCCGCCGTGTTCGGCGAGGTGCAGCAACGCGGCCATGCGGGCGGTCGCTCCGACCAATTTCCCGGCCCAGTCGGTGATGTGGCCCAGCTTCCCGCCGCGTGCCTTGAGCCACGGTTCGACGCGTTCCTGATAGGCGATCAGGGCCACGTCCGCCTCGGGGGTGAGCTGGATGACGGCCGGGTCGGTCCAGTCCGCGAGGGACAGGGTGAGTTCGATGACCCGGGCGGTATAGGTGGCGGCCGTCTGTTCGGGGACCGGGTCGGTGATGACCTTCCGCTCACCGACCGTCGACACCGGCAGTGAGTACAGGAAGCGTCCCAATAGGCCGCGCCCCTTACCGCCCTTGATCTTCCCCATGTCCACGAGCACATCGGGTTGAACGGCCAAACCCATGGTCAGGGCGGGGGCGTCGACGTACTCGCGGCGGGTCTGCCGGTTCACCCGCAGGCGTCCCCCGGCATGGCCTTTGAGGAAGACCTCCATGTTGGGACTGCCTGAGTAGCGGCCGGCGATGATGTCGAAGATGCCGCCCTCATCGCTCATCACCGACAGCCGGCCGCCCTGTTCCGCGATGAGCGAAGTGACCGTCTCGGGTGTGCAGTCGTCCGCCAACAGGAGCGGTTCGGCCGGCACGGTGAGCGTGTCGGCGGTCTGCGCGAGGCCGACGGCGGTGGCCACCATGTCATCCCGCTTGTCGCCGTCAGCGGACGCGGCCTTGGCGGTTGCCTTGTCGGCCGCTTCCTTGGCCAGCCTCGCCGTCAGCTCCGCTTCCACGATCATGGGCTTCATAGCCGCCTGAAGCTGTTTCTCCGCCTCGTACAAGGGGTCGGTGAGCAGTCCGAAGACGGCGGTCTTGCGGTTGCCGGGCGGGAGCGCGACCACGGTGAAGAGGTTGGTGGGCTCACGCCAGTTGCCGCGCACGTGGACGACCGACCGGCCGCCGGCCGCCGTGGCGAGCACGGCGAGGGCGATGGACCCGGCGAGGTCGACCGGGGTCTGTGTCTCTTCCGCGACGGCCGCCACGAACTCCCCCAACCAGGCAGGGAGGACGTGGGCAGGGAACGCGGGCCGATCGCGACGGCCGGTGAGGGGAATGGGGTCCTCCCACACGTCCGGTGCCGCGTCATCCTCGCCGGGCGGGTCTTCCAGGGTGGGCAGTCCGGCCCACAGGTCGGGGCTGTCCACAGGCTGTGGAGTCATGAGACGGCCCTCCCTTCGGCGGTGGTGGTGTGGGGGCAGATGCCGACGATGACGCGGGCGGTCAGCCTGATGACGGCGGCACGGCCCCGGGCGCGTTCGTGGTGTCCACAGGCGCAGATCCAGTCCGCGACGGGTACGCCCTCGCACTGGATCTGAAGACCCGGGGTGATGCCGGTGACGGTGACCGTCTGCCGGTCAGAACCAACGGCAGAAAGGACGCCCTTACGGGCGGCGACCTTCGGTTCGCCCAAGGTCGGCCGTTGCGGGCCCTGTACGGCGCCCTGAGGGTTGTTCGCGGGGGTTCGGGATGCTTTGTTCATGCCGCGCGCTCCGCAGCCGCCTCAAGGCCGTTGGCGACCGCGCGGCGGGCGTAGGACTCCGGGACGCCCACCAAGACGGCGGCGGCCACGATCTCCTCACCGATCGCCGCGAGGCCGCACGGTCCGGGACACGCGGCGTGCTGAGCGGCGAGGAACCGTGCGACGCCGAACGCCTGTGAGCCGGCGCCGGATTCAGTGCGCGCCCGTACGAGGGCGAGGCCGCGTTCAAGGCCGGTACGGACGTAGCGCTCGGTGTGGCGGCACCCGGTGGCCACGCTCCGGTCCCAGGTGGCGCGCTCGGGGACAGAAGAGACCACCTCCCCCGGGGCGCGGGTGGTCTCTTCCTTCACCAGCAGGGCGCGCACGGCCGCCGGCAGATCGACCATGCGACCGGCGCCGGGTCCGAGCCAACGGGCGTACTGCATGAGCGACTTGATATCCACGCCCGGCCGGACCGCGTTGGACGACTGCATGACGCCCCGATAGATCCAGTGCTCGCCCCGCGTCGTCGGCACGATCCGCGTGGCGGGCAAGGTCTCACGGGCCCATACGACGGCCGTCACACTGTCGAGGTCCACCACGGTCACCCCAGCCCCACCAGGGTGGTAGGCGACGGACACGGCCTGTCGCCATGCCAGGGCCCATCCAGGCGAGGTGAGTACAGCCGGGTCGATGGTGGCCGCAGCCCACGCGTGGCAGGGGGCGAGGCACTGGCAGGGGCCCGCGTTCTTCATGTTCGGACGGCCGCCGCATGCGCCGTCCGCGCACCGGTGGCAGTTCCCGAACGGCACCTTGCCTGCCCGCAGGGGCAGCGGCGGCACACCGGCCGCCGCAAGGTCCAGCGCGGTGCGCAGGTTACTCCCGTCCGGGTGATCCGCAGCGCTGGGGCGCCCGGTCTTGCAGTCAGGTGTCATCCTTGAGGTCTCCTGTTCTGCTACGTCGGGATACGGAGACCGAGGGCGGCGGGCTGTCCTTGTCCGGGAGTGCCGCCGCCCTCGGGCGTAGCTAGTTGAAGTGGTTGCGCTTGAAGACGGCCTTGCGGATGTGGAACGTGTTGCCGCCGCCGGAGCCGTGGCCGAAGATCTGCACGGCGATCCAGCCGCCGAAGATGACGGCGGCGAGGGTGATGAGCTGGGTGATGAACGCGGTCAGGGCGGCGATGAACGCGGTCAACAGGAACAGCCCGCCGCACACCGCGCCGAACCCGATCCCTCCGAGCGCGATGTTCACCGCCGTGCGCGAGACGGCCGGCTTGGCCACGACCGGTTCGGGCTTGGTGGGCTCCATGGCGTAGCCGGTGACGACGCGGCCGTCCGGCAGGACGATGCTCGCCACGGCCGGGATCGTGCCGGGCTGCACGGGCACGAGCGGCATCGTGTGCGTGGGCGCGAGGGGGGCGGGGCGGTGGACTTCAACGGCCGTGTGGTTCCCGGCCGAACGGCGGTACGCGGTCGGTTCGTTCACGTCCTGATCTCCCTGTCTATCGGCCGGTGTCGGCGAGGGCGCCGGTCACGGCGGTCACGAGCTGGTTGACGGTGTCGCTCGCGTCGGTGGCGGCGAGGTAGAAGCCGAAGAGCGCGGCGATGACGGCCGCGCCGGCGCCGAGCGCCTTGAAGCGCAGCAGCACGGCGAGTGCGGCGGCGAGCAGCAGTACGAGCGGGATGGTGATGACCATGGGTCCTCCGGGAATCAGCGGTGGGTACAGGTGGGGTAGGCGGAGCCGTGGAAGCAGTGCTTGTAGTCGTCCCGGGTGACGCGGAAGGCGTGGGGGCGGCCGTCGGTGGTGACGGTGAGCCGG from Streptomyces sp. NBC_00878 harbors:
- a CDS encoding site-specific integrase translates to MAEKKKGTRRANGESAIYLGKDGRWHARVPMGYKDNGEPYRRHLTRKTREDLVGEVKKLEKQRDAGSAQQPGKAWTVEKWLQHWVENIAKPTVSENTYDGYEVAVRVHLVPGVGKHRLDRLQPEHLESLYRRMQAKGARKAGTAHQAHRTARTALGEAVRRGYAAKNAAALAKPPRMEEDESEVEPYSVEEVQCLLLEANKRRNSARWMLALALGLRQGETLGLRWSDVDLDNEYLKLRRNRLRPRYEHGCPEASPCGRKAGYCRDKVQVRRETKNTKSRAGRRAVPLPGPLVAMLRAHAETQARERKAAGNLWIESDYVFTKPLGGPLSPNTDYHDWKRLLEDARVRNARLHDARHTAATVLMLLGVPARVIDQIMGWEPGTSASMRARYLHVPDAMLKDVARKIAEAIWGTPETPAVDKNQDNEG
- a CDS encoding excisionase family DNA-binding protein; the protein is MDEHSTLTAPAADDTTLVLLTVEEAARRLRIGRTTCFALIRAGELESIDIGRLRRVPADAPAEYLARRRAAKRAA
- a CDS encoding YfjI family protein, translated to MDSPDLWAGLPTLEDPPGEDDAAPDVWEDPIPLTGRRDRPAFPAHVLPAWLGEFVAAVAEETQTPVDLAGSIALAVLATAAGGRSVVHVRGNWREPTNLFTVVALPPGNRKTAVFGLLTDPLYEAEKQLQAAMKPMIVEAELTARLAKEAADKATAKAASADGDKRDDMVATAVGLAQTADTLTVPAEPLLLADDCTPETVTSLIAEQGGRLSVMSDEGGIFDIIAGRYSGSPNMEVFLKGHAGGRLRVNRQTRREYVDAPALTMGLAVQPDVLVDMGKIKGGKGRGLLGRFLYSLPVSTVGERKVITDPVPEQTAATYTARVIELTLSLADWTDPAVIQLTPEADVALIAYQERVEPWLKARGGKLGHITDWAGKLVGATARMAALLHLAEHGGNGYAHPVTEATVHAAIELGEYYTAHALAVFDAMGADPVVSRARSVLEVLRDKGWTDVKRRDVFSTVSRSEFPNVADLEPALALLEDHGYVRSYQPERTGKRGRPPAPRLLAHPALRHGGR
- a CDS encoding DNA primase — translated: MTPDCKTGRPSAADHPDGSNLRTALDLAAAGVPPLPLRAGKVPFGNCHRCADGACGGRPNMKNAGPCQCLAPCHAWAAATIDPAVLTSPGWALAWRQAVSVAYHPGGAGVTVVDLDSVTAVVWARETLPATRIVPTTRGEHWIYRGVMQSSNAVRPGVDIKSLMQYARWLGPGAGRMVDLPAAVRALLVKEETTRAPGEVVSSVPERATWDRSVATGCRHTERYVRTGLERGLALVRARTESGAGSQAFGVARFLAAQHAACPGPCGLAAIGEEIVAAAVLVGVPESYARRAVANGLEAAAERAA